The stretch of DNA TTCTTGCCGACAAGCTCTTCCGGTGCATAATGTTCTGCAATACCAGAGATGACCTGGCGCTTCTCTGTACCTAAATCAAGCTGTATTTTCAATAGCTTATCTGCCTTTTTCACTTTATCGGCAGCGATGACTTCCGCAACCCGCAATTCCAGCTTCGCGAAGTCCTCATACTGCACTTCCGGAAGCTTTGCAGTGTCCTGCTCTTCTTTCGGCTTCGCCTTCTTCTCCGGCTCCGGAACCTTCATCATATTCTTAATCGCTTCCACTTCCACCTTTGCATCAAGTCGAGGGAAAATCGGGCCTTCCTTCTTCACTCGACGGCCTTCTTTCACTTCTGTTGCAAGAAGGGTATCCCATTCTTGGCTTGCTTCTTCTACCCCAAGCTGCGCAAAGATTTTAGCTGGCGTTTCGACAAGGAATGGACGAAGCAGAATAGCCACTTGACGCAGCACCTCCGCCAGGTGAGCCAGCACATTTCCCAGGCGATCGGCTTGCGCTTCGTCTTTTGCCAGCACCCAAGGCTTCGTTTCATCGATATATTTGTTAGCACGGCTTACTAACTGCCAAATCTTCGCAAGAACAACGGAAAACTCCATGTTCTCCATGCCTTCTTCCACTTCCTTGACAGTTTGTTTTGCCATGTCTTCCAATGCCCGTTCGAATTCCGTCTCCCCAGCAACGTAGGCTGGCACGATACCTTCTTTATATTGGCTGATCATGGCTACCGTACGGTTAAGTAAGTTGCCTAAATCGTTGGCCAGGTCAAAGTTCGTGCGATCGACGAAGCCTTCTGGCGTGAACACGCCGTCTGCTCCAAATGGCACTTCACGGAGCAGATAGTAACGAAGCGGATCAAGACCATAGCGTTCCTTCAAATCGACCGGACTTACGACGTTCCCCTTCGATTTACTCATCTTGCCGTCTTTCATCAGGATCCAGCCATGCGCGAACACTTTCTTCGGCAGCGGCAGATCCAATGCCATCAGCATGATCGGCCAGTAAATCGTATGGAAACGAACGATTTCCTTACTCATCAAATGCACATCGGCCGGCCAATATTTCTGGTAGAGGCTGTCATCATCGGAGCCATATCCCAATGCCGTGATATAATTGGTAAGCGCATCGATCCATACATAGATGACGTGCTTCGGATTCTCAAGTACTTTTGGTCCCCACTCAAATGACGTACGGGAGACAGCCAAGTCTTCCA from Terribacillus sp. FSL K6-0262 encodes:
- the metG gene encoding methionine--tRNA ligase, with the protein product MQKENKTFYITTPIYYPSGKLHIGHAYTTVAGDAMARYKRLRGYDVAYLTGTDEHGQKIQRKAEEQGVTPQEYVDNIVKDIKSLWKTLEITNTDFIRTTEPRHKETVQKIFSRLLEQDDIYLDEYEGWYCTSCESFFTETQLEDGRCPDCGGPVDRVKEESYFLRTSKYADRLLKYYEENPEFIQPVSRKNEMINNFIKPGLEDLAVSRTSFEWGPKVLENPKHVIYVWIDALTNYITALGYGSDDDSLYQKYWPADVHLMSKEIVRFHTIYWPIMLMALDLPLPKKVFAHGWILMKDGKMSKSKGNVVSPVDLKERYGLDPLRYYLLREVPFGADGVFTPEGFVDRTNFDLANDLGNLLNRTVAMISQYKEGIVPAYVAGETEFERALEDMAKQTVKEVEEGMENMEFSVVLAKIWQLVSRANKYIDETKPWVLAKDEAQADRLGNVLAHLAEVLRQVAILLRPFLVETPAKIFAQLGVEEASQEWDTLLATEVKEGRRVKKEGPIFPRLDAKVEVEAIKNMMKVPEPEKKAKPKEEQDTAKLPEVQYEDFAKLELRVAEVIAADKVKKADKLLKIQLDLGTEKRQVISGIAEHYAPEELVGKKVICVVNLKPVKLRGEMSEGMILSGESADGKLALATVEQDLPNGSIVK